A DNA window from Brassica napus cultivar Da-Ae chromosome A4, Da-Ae, whole genome shotgun sequence contains the following coding sequences:
- the LOC106449297 gene encoding F-box/LRR-repeat protein 17 isoform X2, translating into MQPQPHISPTSAQAAISAALKSQRLRKNRGSYSCGRCGLPKKGHVCHLAPPPLDVPATPIAPEPLASVSISAAASSSTRPPAPSRQPFTHLRRALSFDDDEARDSRFHAAGLWEVLKRLPPSGLLMAARVCRGWRETAGKMWKAAEELRIRVPERAQIGYVGSLLQKCPALVRLSLKIESEFDATTLACIAFSCPNLEVLEISTYGAAVNRISGDELSRFVCNKRGLRSLKMERCSNLGGVALSSTSLSTLWLADLHSLSKMVFNCPNLIELSLEFSLQEDDSTDLVAMIDGLGRTCTRLQNIHIASLKLSHTFVHALTAVNFRDLRMLSLVLGINITDASVAAISSTYTNLELLDLSGSSITDTGLGMICDALPDTLSKLLVALCPNITSSGIQFATAQLPLLELMDCGMSVSDPTSDNPTIEEKSSSPQKTSGYNQKMFIKHKRLKKLSLWGGSSLDALFLNCPELKDLNLNSCSNLQPESLVLQCPKLELVSASGCQNLLIGAIRKQVSENFAAGENHMPLKRLADASKRIQAPPSLYQEMFADKRR; encoded by the exons ATGCAGCCTCAGCCTCACATCTCCCCAACCTCCGCCCAAGCCGCGATCTCCGCCGCCCTTAAATCCCAGCGACTCCGGAAAAACCGCGGAAGCTACAGCTGCGGCCGATGCGGCCTGCCCAAGAAAGGCCACGTCTGCCACCTCGCTCCTCCTCCTCTCGACGTCCCCGCCACTCCCATCGCTCCAGAGCCACTCGCCTCCGTCTCCATCTCCGCCGCCGCGTCCTCCTCCACTCGTCCCCCCGCTCCTTCACGCCAGCCTTTCACTCACCTTCGCCGCGCACTATCTTTCGACGATGACGAGGCTCGCGATTCGAGGTTTCACGCGGCGGGACTGTGGGAGGTGCTCAAGAGGCTGCCTCCTTCTGGGTTGCTGATGGCGGCTAGGGTTTGTAGAGGGTGGAGAGAGACCGCCGGGAAGATGTGGAAAGCTGCCGAGGAGCTGAGGATTAGGGTTCCTGAGAGGGCTCAGATTGGTTACGTTGGATCGTTACTGCAAAAGTGTCCTGCACTCGTTAGACTCTCTCTTAAAATCGAGAG TGAGTTCGACGCGACAACTTTGGCCTGCATTGCGTTTTCTTGTCCGAATCTGGAGGTTTTGGAGATTTCAACGTATGGTGCAGCTGTTAATAGGATCTCTGG gGATGAGTTGTCTCGCTTTGTTTGTAATAAACGTGGACTTAGAAGCCTTAAGATGGAAAGGTGTTCCAACTTAGGAGGAGTTGCCCTCTCTTCAACAAGCCTCTCCACTCTTTGGCTTGCGGATCTTCATTCTCTCTCTAAGATG GTCTTCAACTGTCCAAATCTGATAGAATTATCACTTGAGTTTTCTCTCCAAGAAGATGATTCAACTGATCTTGTAGCAATGATTGATGGTTTGGGAAGGACCTGCACTAGATTGCAGAACATTCACATAGCTTCTCTGAAGCTTTCACACACTTTTGTACATGCTCTCACTGCTGTGAATTTCAG AGATTTGAGAATGCTCTCTCTAGTTCTTGGGATAAATATCACTGATGCATCTGTAGCCGCCATTTCCTCAACTTACACAAATCTCGAACTGCTTGATCTGAGTGG TTCCAGCATTACTGATACTGGCCTTGGGATGATCTGCGATGCCTTACCTGACACACTCTCTAAATTACTTGTTGCTCTTTGTCCCAACATTACATCAA GTGGCATTCAGTTTGCTACTGCTCAACTTCCTCTTCTTGAGCTGATGGATTGTGGCATGTCTGTGTCTGATCCCACTTCAGATAATCCTACCATTGAAGAGAAGAGTTCGAGTCCACAAAAGACATCAGGCTACAATCAGAAGATGTTTATTAAACATAAACGGTTGAAGAAACTCAGTTTGTGGGGAGGCTCCAGTTTGGAC GCTTTGTTCCTAAACTGTCCAGAGCTCAAGGACTTGAATTTGAACTCGTGCAGCAATTTGCAGCCTGAGAGCTTGGTGCTCCAGTGTCCAAAGTTGGAACTTGTGTCCGCATCAGGATGTCAGAACCTATTAATAGGAGCTATCCGAAAACAG GTTTCTGAGAACTTTGCGGCCGGTGAAAACCATATGCCACTGAAACGCTTGGCTGATGCGTCGAAAAGGATACAGGCTCCACCTTCCTTGTACCAAGAG ATGTTTGCAGACAAGAGAAGatga
- the LOC106449297 gene encoding F-box/LRR-repeat protein 17 isoform X1: MQPQPHISPTSAQAAISAALKSQRLRKNRGSYSCGRCGLPKKGHVCHLAPPPLDVPATPIAPEPLASVSISAAASSSTRPPAPSRQPFTHLRRALSFDDDEARDSRFHAAGLWEVLKRLPPSGLLMAARVCRGWRETAGKMWKAAEELRIRVPERAQIGYVGSLLQKCPALVRLSLKIESEFDATTLACIAFSCPNLEVLEISTYGAAVNRISGDELSRFVCNKRGLRSLKMERCSNLGGVALSSTSLSTLWLADLHSLSKMVFNCPNLIELSLEFSLQEDDSTDLVAMIDGLGRTCTRLQNIHIASLKLSHTFVHALTAVNFRDLRMLSLVLGINITDASVAAISSTYTNLELLDLSGSSITDTGLGMICDALPDTLSKLLVALCPNITSSGIQFATAQLPLLELMDCGMSVSDPTSDNPTIEEKSSSPQKTSGYNQKMFIKHKRLKKLSLWGGSSLDALFLNCPELKDLNLNSCSNLQPESLVLQCPKLELVSASGCQNLLIGAIRKQVSENFAAGENHMPLKRLADASKRIQAPPSLYQETREDENKKKRRKVEREVCTIIH; encoded by the exons ATGCAGCCTCAGCCTCACATCTCCCCAACCTCCGCCCAAGCCGCGATCTCCGCCGCCCTTAAATCCCAGCGACTCCGGAAAAACCGCGGAAGCTACAGCTGCGGCCGATGCGGCCTGCCCAAGAAAGGCCACGTCTGCCACCTCGCTCCTCCTCCTCTCGACGTCCCCGCCACTCCCATCGCTCCAGAGCCACTCGCCTCCGTCTCCATCTCCGCCGCCGCGTCCTCCTCCACTCGTCCCCCCGCTCCTTCACGCCAGCCTTTCACTCACCTTCGCCGCGCACTATCTTTCGACGATGACGAGGCTCGCGATTCGAGGTTTCACGCGGCGGGACTGTGGGAGGTGCTCAAGAGGCTGCCTCCTTCTGGGTTGCTGATGGCGGCTAGGGTTTGTAGAGGGTGGAGAGAGACCGCCGGGAAGATGTGGAAAGCTGCCGAGGAGCTGAGGATTAGGGTTCCTGAGAGGGCTCAGATTGGTTACGTTGGATCGTTACTGCAAAAGTGTCCTGCACTCGTTAGACTCTCTCTTAAAATCGAGAG TGAGTTCGACGCGACAACTTTGGCCTGCATTGCGTTTTCTTGTCCGAATCTGGAGGTTTTGGAGATTTCAACGTATGGTGCAGCTGTTAATAGGATCTCTGG gGATGAGTTGTCTCGCTTTGTTTGTAATAAACGTGGACTTAGAAGCCTTAAGATGGAAAGGTGTTCCAACTTAGGAGGAGTTGCCCTCTCTTCAACAAGCCTCTCCACTCTTTGGCTTGCGGATCTTCATTCTCTCTCTAAGATG GTCTTCAACTGTCCAAATCTGATAGAATTATCACTTGAGTTTTCTCTCCAAGAAGATGATTCAACTGATCTTGTAGCAATGATTGATGGTTTGGGAAGGACCTGCACTAGATTGCAGAACATTCACATAGCTTCTCTGAAGCTTTCACACACTTTTGTACATGCTCTCACTGCTGTGAATTTCAG AGATTTGAGAATGCTCTCTCTAGTTCTTGGGATAAATATCACTGATGCATCTGTAGCCGCCATTTCCTCAACTTACACAAATCTCGAACTGCTTGATCTGAGTGG TTCCAGCATTACTGATACTGGCCTTGGGATGATCTGCGATGCCTTACCTGACACACTCTCTAAATTACTTGTTGCTCTTTGTCCCAACATTACATCAA GTGGCATTCAGTTTGCTACTGCTCAACTTCCTCTTCTTGAGCTGATGGATTGTGGCATGTCTGTGTCTGATCCCACTTCAGATAATCCTACCATTGAAGAGAAGAGTTCGAGTCCACAAAAGACATCAGGCTACAATCAGAAGATGTTTATTAAACATAAACGGTTGAAGAAACTCAGTTTGTGGGGAGGCTCCAGTTTGGAC GCTTTGTTCCTAAACTGTCCAGAGCTCAAGGACTTGAATTTGAACTCGTGCAGCAATTTGCAGCCTGAGAGCTTGGTGCTCCAGTGTCCAAAGTTGGAACTTGTGTCCGCATCAGGATGTCAGAACCTATTAATAGGAGCTATCCGAAAACAG GTTTCTGAGAACTTTGCGGCCGGTGAAAACCATATGCCACTGAAACGCTTGGCTGATGCGTCGAAAAGGATACAGGCTCCACCTTCCTTGTACCAAGAG ACAAGAGAAGatgagaataagaagaagagaaggaaggtTGAGAGAGAAGTGTGCacaattatacattaa